The nucleotide window ATCTTCCTCTAAGTTCTCCAAAATATTTGTAATCTCTTCTTTTAAAGCGGGGATTGAATTGTTAACTACATCCCACACCAGTTCGTAATCAACTCCGAAATATTCGTGGATAAGTACGTCTCTCATTCCCGCAATCTTTTTCCAGGGGACTTGTGGGTAGTTATTTCTAAATTCCTTTGGGAGATTTTTAACAGCTTCCCCTATTATCTCTAAACTTCTAACGAAAGCTCTTTGGAGAATCGGGTCG belongs to Thermovibrio guaymasensis and includes:
- a CDS encoding HepT-like ribonuclease domain-containing protein — its product is MKPAHPKVFLKHILQECEFLISNASNLSKEAFINDPILQRAFVRSLEIIGEAVKNLPKEFRNNYPQVPWKKIAGMRDVLIHEYFGVDYELVWDVVNNSIPALKEEITNILENLEEDNDLRLP